CCGTCTTCGCCGCCACCGAGATGGCGCCCCAATACGCGCCCGAGCTCAATATCGTCGGCGCCATCGGCTACGCCCCCGCCACCAGCGTCGAAGCGCTGATGCGCGACACCCCCTACCTGACGCCCTACATCCTCTACGCCTACGCCTACCGCTACGGCGAGGGCGTCGTCAACCCGGCCGCCAAACTGAACCCGCGCTGGCTTGCCTCCTTTGAGCGCGACGTGATGGGCAAGTGCGTGGACGAAGTCGACAAGCATTATGGCCGCGACGCCCGCGCCGTCTACCGGCCCGAGTTCTATAGTGCGCTCTATAGCGGCCGCCTCGCGGAGGTTTATCCCGAGCTCAAGGCGGTGCTCGACATGAACTCGACCGGCCTGGTGCGCAGCGACGTGCCCGCGCTGATCATCCAGGGCGGCGCCGACCCCATCGTCAGCACGGCGGCGCAGGACAGCTTCGTCCGCCGCCACTGCGCCTTGGGCGCCGACCTCACCTACCGCGTCTACGACGGCGTACATCACTTCCAGGCCCGGCAGTACGGCTTCCGGGACACGCTCGCCTGGATGGAGAGCGTCCTCTACCACCGGGCCCGCCCTTCGGACTGCCCGCGCATCCTCAGCCAGAGCAACTGATACCAAGTGCCTTATCGAGCGCTGCTTTTGCGCTTGAAACGTGCGCGTGCTCCGAATGCTGCTGACCCGGCATGACCACGACGCGACTATCTGGCAGGACCGCGTCCAC
This portion of the Deinococcota bacterium genome encodes:
- a CDS encoding alpha/beta fold hydrolase — translated: MFTVLVLLLLHHTLAQDVSHGAVVRSQFVQSFPAAQVDTHSARLYSRVSHPNAVYGVDQYLITYLSTDTAGKPVEIVAQLYIPRLERLGNLPIYVMGAGTTGIAPQCATSREVATVRNWGDYRTHMLSYAAQGYISILFDYHGFNSASSPQSYFVADLESRAMLDAARAVYRIFENAPLLVAPGPEVFLAGYSQGGHAVFAATEMAPQYAPELNIVGAIGYAPATSVEALMRDTPYLTPYILYAYAYRYGEGVVNPAAKLNPRWLASFERDVMGKCVDEVDKHYGRDARAVYRPEFYSALYSGRLAEVYPELKAVLDMNSTGLVRSDVPALIIQGGADPIVSTAAQDSFVRRHCALGADLTYRVYDGVHHFQARQYGFRDTLAWMESVLYHRARPSDCPRILSQSN